The following nucleotide sequence is from Peribacillus sp. ACCC06369.
AAAGGCAAACCTTGAAATAAGTAAGGGACTTAACGAAACGGTGAACGGCAAGGCAACCGTTAAAGCCCTGGACAGGGACTTGAATAAGTTGGACGTGACGATTGAGCCAGCTTCAGTTGCCGTTTCCTTAAAAGTGAGCATTCCTTCCAAAACGGTGTCGATAACACCAAAGCAAACTGGGAAGGCAAAGGATGGCATCAGGATCAAGAGTATAAGTGTCGATCCAAAAGAGGTCACCTTATTTGGCTCAGAAACGAGCCTTGGGGATATAAGTGAAATAAATCTTCCTGTAAATATCTCGAAAATTGATGGTGATACAGAATTGGAACTCGATCTTACTAAACCGGAAAATGTACAAAAAATGTCCTTGGGTAAGGCAAAGGTCAAGATTCGTACAGAGAAAGTGGATGTAGATGAAGATGAAGTGACTGCAGAGCCAGTTGAAGAAGAGGAAGAACCAGAAACTGAACCAAAACAAGAAGAAAAAGAGCAAGTAATCGAAGAAGATGAACCGGCTGCCATTGAGTCTAAAACATTCAGCAATATAAAAATAGTTCCTGTGGGCATACAGGAAGACAAAGATGCCGAATTGGAATCCGATGTAACAAGCATCACCTTGCTTGGTGAGGCGGATGACTTGAAGAAAATAACTAAAGACGACATTAATCTTACAGTAGATGTGAGTAATTTAGATGAAGGTACGCATGATGTAGAACTGGTGGTAAACGTGCCTGAGGGAGTGGACTGGGAGCTGGATTCTGAAACGGTTTCGGTCACCATTACTCCAAAAGCCGAAGAGACATAACCTTCCTTTAACATCATTTAATTCAGTAACGATTCGAAGAAGGAGCGATAAAGATGGGTAAATATTTTGGAACAGACGGAGTAAGGGGTATAGCGAATAGCGAATTAACACCGGAGCTGGCATTTAAACTGGGCCGATTTGGTGGCTACGTTCTTACTAGAAATACAGAAAAACCCAAAGTGCTCATAGGGCGCGATACACGAATTTCAGGTGAAATGCTGGAAGGTGCACTTGTTGCCGGTCTATTATCCATTGGGGCTGAAGTGATGCGCCTGGGTGTAATTTCGACACCGGGAGTTGCCTATTTAACAAAGGCCTTAAGTGCCGAAGCAGGTGTCATGATTTCCGCTTCGCATAATCCAGTAGAGGATAATGGCATTAAATTCTTTGGACCGGATGGTTTTAAGCTATCCGATGATCAAGAAGCGGAAATTGAAACATTGTTAGATTTGGAAAAGGATGAACTTCCACGCCCGGTTGGCGGAGATTTAGGCCATTTGAACGATTATTTCGAAGGTGGGCAAAAGTATCTCCAGTACTTGAAACAATCAGTGGATGAAGACTTTACAGGCATTCATGTTGCGCTCGATTGTGCACATGGGGCGACATCAGCCTTGGCCATGCATTTGTTTGCGGATCTTGATGCAGACATCTCTACAATGGGGGCATCGCCCAATGGCTTGAACATCAATGACAAGGTAGGTTCCACCCACCCTGAAGCACTTGCTGAATTCTTAAAAGAAAAAGGTGCGGATGTTGGACTTGCTTTCGATGGTGACGGAGACCGCGTCATTGCCATAGATGAAAAAGGAAATATAGTGGACGGCGACCAAATCATGTATATATGTGCGAAATACTTGAAAGAAAATAATCGTCTGAAACAGGGAACAGTGGTTTCTACGATCATGAGCAACCTTGGTTTTTATAAAGGTCTTGAAGAGCACGGTATACAAAGCGCCCAAACGGCAGTGGGGGATCGCTATGTGGTGGAAGAGATGCGAAAAGGCGGCTATAACCTTGGCGGCGAACAATCCGGACATATCATCTTCCTGGACTATAACACCACAGGAGATGGCTTATTGACGGGCTTACAGCTTGTGAACATCATGAGTGACACCCAAAAAACCTTATCAGAGCTCGCTGGCGAGATGAGGAAATATCCACAGACACTCATCAACGTCAGAGTTACCGATAAGCATGCTGTAACTGATAATGAAAAGGTACAGGAAGTCATTAAGGCAGTCGAAGGGGAAATGAACGGAAACGGTCGCATTTTGGTGAGACCATCCGGTACTGAACCGCTAGTCCGTGTTATGGCTGAAGCACCGACTGCTGAAGAATGCACTAATTATGTAGATCGCATCGTCTCAGTGGTAAGAGCGGAAATGGGAATAAACGAATAACCAATCCAATGCATAAAAGGAACGAAATTTCCTTTTATGCATATTTTTATAAAGAAGTTCTTTTTCGTAGGTCTTGGTAATAAAGAATTGACCTATGTCCCTTGTTTAAGGTATGATTATCCTGATTTACAACTCATTTTCTCTAAAATGGTTGTTTTTAAAAAGGAGGGTAGGCAAGGAGAAACAGATTTACAAAAGCGCCTGAACTAAGTCTGGTCGAGAAAGGCTTAGTTGACGAGGAGGAGGTTTATCGAATGATCGGCGGATACCTCCCGGCTGAAGTGCACAGCCGCAGTAATTCCAATCATAAAACAGTAGGGCAACTTACTGCACAAAGGGTTGGAAATGCACAATGGGAAAAAGTGCTTTAGGGCATTTCCTTTATAAAAATATATTAGAGATGAGGGGGCAGGGATGCCCCCGTGCATTCCTGTTCCCTCGAATCGGTTGGAGGAACAGAAATTATGTGTGGAATTGTTGGATATATTGGACTTAGTGATGCAAAGGAAATTTTATTAAAAGGTCTTGAAAAACTTGAATACCGCGGATATGACTCTTCAGGGATTGCTGTGAAAAATGATGCAGGCGTGACAATCTTCAAGGAAAAGGGACGAATCGCGGACTTACGCGGTGCCGTGGATGATAACACTATTGCATATACTGGAATAGGACATACACGCTGGGCCACCCATGGTGTGCCAAGCCGTGAGAATGCTCATCCTCACCAAAGTAATTCAGGTCGCTTGACTTTAGTTCATAATGGGGTCATTGAAAACTATGCGATTCTAAAACGTGAATATTTAAAGGATGTTGCCTTTAAAAGCGAAACGGATACGGAAGTCATCGTTCAACTAATTGAGAAGTTCGTAAACGATGGTATGGAAGTGGAAGAGGCGTTCCGTCAAACACTCACTCTATTAGAAGGCTCATATGCCATTGCCCTTTTGGATGCTGAAAATGATGAAACCATTTTTGTCGCAAAAAATAAAAGCCCGCTGCTGATCGGTGTGGGAAATGATTTTAACGTTATCGCTTCAGATGCAATGGCCATGTTGCAAGTCACAGATCAATTCCTTGAACTGATGGATAAAGAAATGGTTATCGTGACAAGTGAAAAGGTAACGATCAAGAACCTTTCCAACGAAGAAGTTATGCGAGCTCCATATACTGCTGAACTGGATGCAAGTGATATTGAAAAAGGTACGTATCCTCACTATATGCTTAAAGAAGTCGACGAGCAGCCAGCTGTCATACGTAAAATCATTCAAGCATACCAAAATGAAGAAGGTAAACTTGCAATCGATTATAGCATTACTGAAGCGGTAAGTGAGGCTGACCGTATTTATATCATCGCTTGCGGAACCAGCTATCATGCAGGATTGATTGGTAAGCAGTTCATCGAAAAAATGACTGAAATTCCGGTTGAGGTCCATGTGGCATCGGAATTCACTTACAATATGCCGTTATTATCGAAAAAACCGTTATTCATCTTCATTTCACAAAGTGGTGAAACTGCAGATAGCCGTGCCGTATTAGTGTCCATCAAAGCGCTTGGTCATAAAGCTCTGACCATCACGAACGTACCGGGCTCTACATTGTCACGTGAAGCGGATTATACGCTCTTGCTGCATGCTGGCCCTGAAATAGCCGTGGCCTCTACAAAGGCTTACACAGCTCAAGTGGCAGTCCTGTCCATATTAGCAAATGTAACTGGCAAATTCCGTAAAATGGAGTATGATTTCGACCTTGTAAAAGAGCTTGGAATCGTTGCGACAGCAATGGAAGCCCTCTGTGACTCGAAAGAAGAGATGGAAGCCATTGCCCGTGAATATATGTCCGTTACAAGAAACTGCTTCTTCATTGGCCGTTCCCTTGACTACTATGTTGTTCTTGAAGGGGCCCTTAAGCTGAAGGAGATATCATACATCCAGGCAGAAGGCTTTGCTGGCGGAGAGCTTAAACACGGAACGATCGCCTTGATTGAAGAAGGTACACCTGTCATAGCCCTTGCCACTCAAGCAGGCGTCAACCTAAGCATCCGTGGAAATGTTAAAGAAGTGGTTGCCCGCGGCGCCAACCCTTGCATCATTTCCATGAAGGGTCTGGAAGAAGAGGATGACCGTTTCGTCATCCCGGAAGTGAATGAACTATTAACACCCCTTATCTCTGTTATCCCGCTGCAGCTCATTGCTTACTACGCTGCCTTGCACCGCGAATGTGACGTGGATAAACCACGTAACCTTGCGAAAAGTGTAACGGTTGAGTAAGTTGGAATGAATGCAACGTATGTTTGTTGAAAGACAACAAAGTCGGGTACTGAACAACAAAGTTGGGTACTCGATATAAAGATTAAGCACTAGAAGCATAGGGTTATATCCTATGCTTCTTTTTTTATATATAATACTTTTTTATGGTGTGCAGTATGAATCTAGCTTCTAGTTGCTGCTATTCTGTTACTTCAGCAACTGAATCAAAGGATAGTTCTTCCTGTGGTAGTCCTGTTCTAACGAGATTGGTAATTAAAAATAATTCATGTTACGAATAAACCAAAAGACCAGCCTGGATATCAGGCTGGTCCTTTAAATTTATCCTTTTTATTTCGAGATACAGTATTAATTTACTTTTGGATAAGATTGTTAATCTTATTGTTGGTTTAAAACAAATAGAAGAGACCACCTATTTGAAGTGAACCCAAAAAGTTAGAAGTAGGCATGTAACTTTTATACATAGTTAACGTCTAACAAAAAAAGGTGGGATTAACGTGAAAGTTAAGAAATTATACGCTATATTGATGCTGCTCTTACTTATAGTAGGAGGTTGTTCGAATGAAACCAAAGAAGAACCACCAGAAGCGAAAGTGAAAATAAACGATGTAAATATCGAAACAGCTAGAGGTACTTATCAGTGGGAAAAAAAGAGTTTCCTCTCCAATACGACGGTTATCGCCGATGCTGCTGCACCCTTTCAAATTGCTGAAGATATGAAAGCGGAAATAGTTGAACAAAGTTCAGTTGCAAATGTAGAGTTTAATGATGGCTCCCAACCACAATTACAGGCTTATTTATGGGAAGAAGAAAAGCGTGGCGAAGAATTACCTTTGAATCAACACAACATAACCTTACCGTCGGAAAAAGGAAAGTATGTAATTGAAATGAACGCTAAATGGTCAAATGGAGACTCCTCTTATACTTTTGTCGTAGAGGTACGATAATACAAGATTTTTTCCTCAACGAAGTTAAGTAGATCTAAATAAAGATTAACTGTTTATAAAAAGTTGCGAAGCTTTACCCCTTTGGCTATGATTAGCCAAAGGGGTATTTTTAATGTCTAAAATAACGTGAACCTCTCAAGTTGATAAGTGGATTAAAGCAGGCTAAGGAATAGGAAACGATGTGCAGTGACAATAAAGTTGTTTAATGCATTCTATTACATCCATCGGTAGGGAATCACGGCATTCATTAGAGCAAAGTTAAAGATCTTCCTATGGTGCATTGTTGAAAGTGAAGTCTTCATAAAATTTTTTTAATTTAGGAGAGAATGACATGGAAGTTTTTGCGGAATTTTTAGCGAATATTGATAACCCGCAACATAGGGAACGAACGGAAGAAGTCTTGGCTTGGGTAACTAAGAAATTTCCAAATTTAATGCCGAAAATTGCGTGGAATCAGCCTATGTTTACCGATCATGACACATATATCATTGGCTTTAGCGTAGCCAAACATCATTTGGCTGTTGCCCCTGAAAAGGCAGGGATCGATCATTTCTCTGATGAAATCGTGCAGGCTGGCTATGATTACACCAAGCAGTTGGTACGTATCAAGTGGGATAATCCGGTTGATTACTCATTACTTGAAAAAATGATTGAGTTTAATATTTTTGATAAGACAGACTGTTCAACTTTTTGGCGGAAATAATAAAAGCTGATTATTAAGGGTGAGTTGACCCTCTATTAAAGTGTCCATTATTCGGGGTTTATTCATATAAAAAGTGAAACGATGTGGTCCTTAGGTTATAATATCTCATATCTGCCGTCTGATCTAACTCCATAGGCAAAAAGGCAGATTCCTCGGTCCTTATGACCTCACCTTTACGGTTGCGAGTCATAAATAGTTTTAAATTCAAAAAAAGCACAGGGTGTTCCAAATTTGGAACTCCTTGTGCTATTGATTTTTGATAAAGTGAAGATATAAAAATATTGCAACCAAACTACTTTAAGATATTTATTACAGGGGATTCAAATGAAAAAGACCATTTGGCCAATCATTGCTGTATTTGTTATGTTAGTATGTTTTCCAGAAGTAAATTCTTCAGCTGAGAGTCTTCAAAAGGATTTAACACAAGAAGAAATTTATCAAAAATTTTCAGAAATATCAGATTACTACGATGTTGGTGAAGAATTAAGTTTTGACGATGCTGAATTTGTGAAGCTTTATGCGAAGACATCAAACTCTCCTATCATGCCTGTAAAAACTGCCACCGTCTTAGGAAGTAATTCTAATTCAAAAATTAGTGCAAATTTGAAAGGATCTGTATCATCAAATCATGGAATTGTTAATAATTCTTTTGGTGGTAATGTAACGACAACAGTTACCAAAGGAACTCCTACAAAAATCACTACAAAAATTAGGCATACTGCCTATGGATTAGTTGGATCTGGTGGTGTTGGTTAGGTGCAAGATAAAACCTTAACAGTGTCATGCACTTCTGGAAAGTCTTGTGCACTTAAACAAACATATCCATATACAGCCTCTGTAGCATATTCGACAACTTATGCTGAAGCGACTATTAGTTATAGTGGCGGGGCACTCGGAGTTACTGCTAAATAATTTTTTATATAGTAAAGAAGGTGATTAAAGTTTTAAACAATTTTAGTTTGGTTGGAACAATTATTCTGTTATTGGCGATTGCAGGAATAGGGTTTATTATCAGACGGATTTATTTAAAAATATCAAAATAATCATCTCTAATATTGAAAAAGAAAAAAAGAGGTAACATATTGCACATAACTCTTTCAAGTAATATCTCTATCTACTGCCTTTTCTAAGTAGTCTACCGGAATATTTGTTAAGAAATGAAGTAGAACGGCCCATTATGGATGGAAAGGAGATGGAGCCTTCATTGGTGATGATCGGTTTTGGCGGACTTTCAGAAGAAGAGATAGAAAAAGGAATTGCTGTACTTCGAAATGCTTGGTTTTCTGAAATGTAAATTAATGGAAGGTTGGCCTCGAACTCATCTTAAAACAAAGTGGAAAGTAACGTTCAAATTTTAATCCCTCAAAAACCTATCCAGGATAGGTGATTTTATTTAGCTTTCATTTTAATTCTACGGAAGGCCAAAAATGTGGTCGGATATTAATCTGAAGCAACAATAACTACAAATAGAATTAAACCAGCTGACAAGTCAGCTGGTTTTTATGAAATAGGAAGCAGAATCGTAAAAGTAGTTCCCTTTTCGAGTTCACTTTCCACGGATATGGTCCCTTCATGCATCTCTATAATTCTTTTCACGATGGATAGACCTAGACCGCTGCCGCTTTTTGAGCGTTCCCTTGCCAGGTCGGCTTTATAGAATCGCTCGAATATATGGAACTGGTCGTTTTCGGAAATGCCGATTCCATTGTCGGATATCGTTATGGATGCCCGGTCATCAATCTGTTGTAATCGAATCGTGATCTTTCCGCGATGGCGGGTGAACTTGATACTATTGTGTATTAAA
It contains:
- a CDS encoding CdaR family protein codes for the protein MDKFTNSAWFMRIVAFALAALLFISINFEMESDKKSLGLSTAPEISTETIENVPVEVYYDRENLVVSGVPETVDVTLKGAKSLLINAKNQRDFKVYVDLSDPAISMGDRTVTFKISELNEKLVATIDPEYAEVNVQERVTKEFSVEAEYNSSLLEEGYTAGQPTVSPKTVKITGAKDAIEQISYVKANLEISKGLNETVNGKATVKALDRDLNKLDVTIEPASVAVSLKVSIPSKTVSITPKQTGKAKDGIRIKSISVDPKEVTLFGSETSLGDISEINLPVNISKIDGDTELELDLTKPENVQKMSLGKAKVKIRTEKVDVDEDEVTAEPVEEEEEPETEPKQEEKEQVIEEDEPAAIESKTFSNIKIVPVGIQEDKDAELESDVTSITLLGEADDLKKITKDDINLTVDVSNLDEGTHDVELVVNVPEGVDWELDSETVSVTITPKAEET
- the glmS gene encoding glutamine--fructose-6-phosphate transaminase (isomerizing), whose protein sequence is MCGIVGYIGLSDAKEILLKGLEKLEYRGYDSSGIAVKNDAGVTIFKEKGRIADLRGAVDDNTIAYTGIGHTRWATHGVPSRENAHPHQSNSGRLTLVHNGVIENYAILKREYLKDVAFKSETDTEVIVQLIEKFVNDGMEVEEAFRQTLTLLEGSYAIALLDAENDETIFVAKNKSPLLIGVGNDFNVIASDAMAMLQVTDQFLELMDKEMVIVTSEKVTIKNLSNEEVMRAPYTAELDASDIEKGTYPHYMLKEVDEQPAVIRKIIQAYQNEEGKLAIDYSITEAVSEADRIYIIACGTSYHAGLIGKQFIEKMTEIPVEVHVASEFTYNMPLLSKKPLFIFISQSGETADSRAVLVSIKALGHKALTITNVPGSTLSREADYTLLLHAGPEIAVASTKAYTAQVAVLSILANVTGKFRKMEYDFDLVKELGIVATAMEALCDSKEEMEAIAREYMSVTRNCFFIGRSLDYYVVLEGALKLKEISYIQAEGFAGGELKHGTIALIEEGTPVIALATQAGVNLSIRGNVKEVVARGANPCIISMKGLEEEDDRFVIPEVNELLTPLISVIPLQLIAYYAALHRECDVDKPRNLAKSVTVE
- a CDS encoding iron chaperone, whose amino-acid sequence is MEVFAEFLANIDNPQHRERTEEVLAWVTKKFPNLMPKIAWNQPMFTDHDTYIIGFSVAKHHLAVAPEKAGIDHFSDEIVQAGYDYTKQLVRIKWDNPVDYSLLEKMIEFNIFDKTDCSTFWRK
- the glmM gene encoding phosphoglucosamine mutase, coding for MGKYFGTDGVRGIANSELTPELAFKLGRFGGYVLTRNTEKPKVLIGRDTRISGEMLEGALVAGLLSIGAEVMRLGVISTPGVAYLTKALSAEAGVMISASHNPVEDNGIKFFGPDGFKLSDDQEAEIETLLDLEKDELPRPVGGDLGHLNDYFEGGQKYLQYLKQSVDEDFTGIHVALDCAHGATSALAMHLFADLDADISTMGASPNGLNINDKVGSTHPEALAEFLKEKGADVGLAFDGDGDRVIAIDEKGNIVDGDQIMYICAKYLKENNRLKQGTVVSTIMSNLGFYKGLEEHGIQSAQTAVGDRYVVEEMRKGGYNLGGEQSGHIIFLDYNTTGDGLLTGLQLVNIMSDTQKTLSELAGEMRKYPQTLINVRVTDKHAVTDNEKVQEVIKAVEGEMNGNGRILVRPSGTEPLVRVMAEAPTAEECTNYVDRIVSVVRAEMGINE